A genomic window from Salvia hispanica cultivar TCC Black 2014 chromosome 5, UniMelb_Shisp_WGS_1.0, whole genome shotgun sequence includes:
- the LOC125186124 gene encoding INO80 complex subunit D-like isoform X1 → MHNPTTIHNHPSIAEMPDPSPVAIRIDGSEQDAALSKSEFLTQQEVFERRKRRLKQLERIYRHQYWLLFEELKLKYREYYWQYGKSPFVEENEENQRINSDNDSTGRCGVNGCKAKAMVLTDFCHMHILSDTKQTLYKPCNFNIKSSISSTTGPILCGKPILRSTVPSFCPPHIQKAERHLVRTLKKSGLNITSTSKLAPKVHVIMMEYIRIIQQKRKATKRKLENAEIKVENNP, encoded by the exons ATGCACAACCCCACAACCATCCACAACCATCCCTCAATCGCCGAAATGCCGGATCCTTCGCCCGTCGCAATTCGCATCGACGGTTCCGAACAAGACGCCGCCTTATCGAAATCGGAATTCCTGACCCAACAAGAAGTCTTCGAGCGGCGCAAACGGAGACTGAAACAGCTGGAGAGGATTTATCGTCACCAGTATTGGCTATTGTTTGAGGAGCTGAAATTGAAGTACAGGGAGTACTATTGGCAGTATGGGAAAAGCCCCTTCGTTGAGGAGAATGAGGAGAATCAGAGGATCAATTCGGATAACGATTCCACTGGTAGGTGTGGCGTCAACGGTTGTAAGGCAAAGGCGATGGTTCTAACGGACTTTTGTCATATGCATATACTCTCTGATACCAAACAGACCCTATACAAACCTTGCAATTTCAACATTAAGAG CAGTATCAGTTCGACTACAGGACCGATACTCTGTGGAAAACCAATACTTAGATCAACGGTCCCTTCTTTTTGCCCTCCCCATATCCAAAAGGCTGAAAGGCATTTGGTACGCACTCTCAAGAAGTCAGGCCTCAACATCACCTCGACGAGTAAGCTCGCTCCCAAGGTCCACGTGATCATGATGGAGTACATCCGGATAATCCAACAGAAGAGGAAAGCTACAAAGAGAAAACTGGAGAATGCAGAGATCAAGGTGGAGAACAACCCTTGA
- the LOC125186124 gene encoding INO80 complex subunit D-like isoform X2 encodes MHNPTTIHNHPSIAEMPDPSPVAIRIDGSEQDAALSKSEFLTQQEVFERRKRRLKQLERIYRHQYWLLFEELKLKYREYYWQYGKSPFVEENEENQRINSDNDSTGRCGVNGCKAKAMVLTDFCHMHILSDTKQTLYKPCNFNIKSISSTTGPILCGKPILRSTVPSFCPPHIQKAERHLVRTLKKSGLNITSTSKLAPKVHVIMMEYIRIIQQKRKATKRKLENAEIKVENNP; translated from the exons ATGCACAACCCCACAACCATCCACAACCATCCCTCAATCGCCGAAATGCCGGATCCTTCGCCCGTCGCAATTCGCATCGACGGTTCCGAACAAGACGCCGCCTTATCGAAATCGGAATTCCTGACCCAACAAGAAGTCTTCGAGCGGCGCAAACGGAGACTGAAACAGCTGGAGAGGATTTATCGTCACCAGTATTGGCTATTGTTTGAGGAGCTGAAATTGAAGTACAGGGAGTACTATTGGCAGTATGGGAAAAGCCCCTTCGTTGAGGAGAATGAGGAGAATCAGAGGATCAATTCGGATAACGATTCCACTGGTAGGTGTGGCGTCAACGGTTGTAAGGCAAAGGCGATGGTTCTAACGGACTTTTGTCATATGCATATACTCTCTGATACCAAACAGACCCTATACAAACCTTGCAATTTCAACATTAAGAG TATCAGTTCGACTACAGGACCGATACTCTGTGGAAAACCAATACTTAGATCAACGGTCCCTTCTTTTTGCCCTCCCCATATCCAAAAGGCTGAAAGGCATTTGGTACGCACTCTCAAGAAGTCAGGCCTCAACATCACCTCGACGAGTAAGCTCGCTCCCAAGGTCCACGTGATCATGATGGAGTACATCCGGATAATCCAACAGAAGAGGAAAGCTACAAAGAGAAAACTGGAGAATGCAGAGATCAAGGTGGAGAACAACCCTTGA